The Malus domestica chromosome 13, GDT2T_hap1 genome includes a window with the following:
- the LOC103448304 gene encoding uncharacterized protein isoform X1: protein MAYSYSTDESKWLRATITFALVALSASTAFSLYLLKRKSRDLDSKIGELQKSLKASSDICGAERQGRIRAQQALREALTQPKLDSLELTSYPMAPIGVVQSCFSTRNGTPRQPLLVPLSRACLIFNSARVPPASLEGLGEYSHCWVIYVFHLNTNLEKLWKDPTTSRFKAKVRVPRLNGERRGVFATRSPHRPCPIGLTVAKVQGSKTQSPFPHFFLGLQGAGRGCTHMLQGGAAPIYYKVEAVHRSMLLLSGVDLVDGTPVLDVKPYLPYSDSIQGARVPKWLTGDSVLAVASVSFSEGFTSTLADCWEISGKNSLYASPDQFQNLIKQVLSWDIRSLSQRNRPHDSFTKSENGKQLNECSDDYPGEEASSPGSEQPPQSPRDIIYHLTLEGLDVSYRLNCDGSVVVEKVTEASSVTNSSQKRCNYSTWKDHFVPLEN, encoded by the exons ATGGCTTACAGTTACAGCACAGATGAATCAAAATGGTTAAGAGCCACCATAACCTTTGCGCTTGTAGCGCTCTCCGCCTCCACCGCCTTTTCTT tgtatttgttgaaaagaaaatcaagggaTTTGGATTCCAAGATTGGTGAGCTCCAGAAATCTCTCAAGGCTTCCTCAGACATATGTGGTGCCGAACGGCAAGGTCGAATTCGGGCTCAGCAG GCTTTGAGAGAAGCGCTGACGCAACCTAAGTTGGATAGTTTGGAGCTGACTTCTTACCCCATGGCACCTATTGGTGTCGTCCAGTCATGCTTCTCTACCAG GAATGGGACCCCTCGACAACCTCTACTTGTTCCTCTTTCCAGGGCCTGTTTGATTTTTAATTCAGCTCGTGTTCCTCCAGCATCGCTTGAGGGTCTTGGAGAATATTCTCACTGCTGGGTTATATATGTTTTCCATCTAAATACAAATCTGGAGAAGCTTTGGAAGGATCCGACTACGTCAAGGTTCAAGGCCAAG GTGAGGGTACCAAGACTAAACGGTGAAAGGAGGGGAGTCTTTGCGACACGATCTCCACACAGGCCATGCCCCATTGGACTCACTGTTGCCAAG GTACAGGGTTCTaaaactcaatccccattcccccacttctttcttggtttgcaAGGTGCAGGGAGGGGCTGCACCCATATGTTGCAGGGTGGGGCTGCACCCATATATTACAAG GTGGAAGCTGTACACAGGAGTATGCTTCTACTCTCTGGTGTGGATTTGGTTGATGGGACA CCAGTACTTGATGTCAAACCTTATCTCCCCTACAGTGACAGCATCCAAGGAGCAAGAGTGCCAAAGTGGTTAACG GGGGACAGTGTTTTAGCAGTAGCTTCTGTTAGTTTCTCGGAGGGCTTCACTTCAACACTCGCTGATTGCTGGGAAATATCA GGAAAGAATTCACTCTATGCTTCACCAGATCAGTTCCAAAACTTGATCAAGCAGGTGCTTTCATGGGATATTCGCTCATTGTCTCAACGAAATCGACCTCATGATTCCTTCACCAAGTCAGAAAATGGGAAACAATTGAACGAATGTTCAGATGACTACCCTGGTGAAGAAGCTTCTAGCCCTGGAAGCGAACAGCCACCGCAGTCTCCCAGAGACATAATATATCACCTGACTTTAGAAGGATTGGATGTTTCATACAGACTCAATTGTGATGGCAGTGTTGTTGTAGAGAAAGTGACAGAAGCATCGAGCGTGACTAATAGTAGTCAAAAGCGATGTAATTACTCTACATGGAAAGACCATTTCGTGCCCCTTGAGAACTGA
- the LOC103448304 gene encoding uncharacterized protein isoform X2, giving the protein MAYSYSTDESKWLRATITFALVALSASTAFSLYLLKRKSRDLDSKIGELQKSLKASSDICGAERQGRIRAQQALREALTQPKLDSLELTSYPMAPIGVVQSCFSTRNGTPRQPLLVPLSRACLIFNSARVPPASLEGLGEYSHCWVIYVFHLNTNLEKLWKDPTTSRFKAKVRVPRLNGERRGVFATRSPHRPCPIGLTVAKVEAVHRSMLLLSGVDLVDGTPVLDVKPYLPYSDSIQGARVPKWLTGDSVLAVASVSFSEGFTSTLADCWEISGKNSLYASPDQFQNLIKQVLSWDIRSLSQRNRPHDSFTKSENGKQLNECSDDYPGEEASSPGSEQPPQSPRDIIYHLTLEGLDVSYRLNCDGSVVVEKVTEASSVTNSSQKRCNYSTWKDHFVPLEN; this is encoded by the exons ATGGCTTACAGTTACAGCACAGATGAATCAAAATGGTTAAGAGCCACCATAACCTTTGCGCTTGTAGCGCTCTCCGCCTCCACCGCCTTTTCTT tgtatttgttgaaaagaaaatcaagggaTTTGGATTCCAAGATTGGTGAGCTCCAGAAATCTCTCAAGGCTTCCTCAGACATATGTGGTGCCGAACGGCAAGGTCGAATTCGGGCTCAGCAG GCTTTGAGAGAAGCGCTGACGCAACCTAAGTTGGATAGTTTGGAGCTGACTTCTTACCCCATGGCACCTATTGGTGTCGTCCAGTCATGCTTCTCTACCAG GAATGGGACCCCTCGACAACCTCTACTTGTTCCTCTTTCCAGGGCCTGTTTGATTTTTAATTCAGCTCGTGTTCCTCCAGCATCGCTTGAGGGTCTTGGAGAATATTCTCACTGCTGGGTTATATATGTTTTCCATCTAAATACAAATCTGGAGAAGCTTTGGAAGGATCCGACTACGTCAAGGTTCAAGGCCAAG GTGAGGGTACCAAGACTAAACGGTGAAAGGAGGGGAGTCTTTGCGACACGATCTCCACACAGGCCATGCCCCATTGGACTCACTGTTGCCAAG GTGGAAGCTGTACACAGGAGTATGCTTCTACTCTCTGGTGTGGATTTGGTTGATGGGACA CCAGTACTTGATGTCAAACCTTATCTCCCCTACAGTGACAGCATCCAAGGAGCAAGAGTGCCAAAGTGGTTAACG GGGGACAGTGTTTTAGCAGTAGCTTCTGTTAGTTTCTCGGAGGGCTTCACTTCAACACTCGCTGATTGCTGGGAAATATCA GGAAAGAATTCACTCTATGCTTCACCAGATCAGTTCCAAAACTTGATCAAGCAGGTGCTTTCATGGGATATTCGCTCATTGTCTCAACGAAATCGACCTCATGATTCCTTCACCAAGTCAGAAAATGGGAAACAATTGAACGAATGTTCAGATGACTACCCTGGTGAAGAAGCTTCTAGCCCTGGAAGCGAACAGCCACCGCAGTCTCCCAGAGACATAATATATCACCTGACTTTAGAAGGATTGGATGTTTCATACAGACTCAATTGTGATGGCAGTGTTGTTGTAGAGAAAGTGACAGAAGCATCGAGCGTGACTAATAGTAGTCAAAAGCGATGTAATTACTCTACATGGAAAGACCATTTCGTGCCCCTTGAGAACTGA